From Peptoanaerobacter stomatis, one genomic window encodes:
- a CDS encoding V-type ATP synthase subunit F, with protein MVSYLIADNTDTLVGMRLAGITGTVLHERGEVLEEFNKCLSDKNIGILLLTEKIFDLISEEVMNVKLKNRFPLIVEIPDRHGLQRDPDFITKYINESIGISI; from the coding sequence ATGGTTAGCTATCTTATAGCGGACAATACAGATACGCTTGTAGGAATGAGATTGGCAGGAATAACAGGAACTGTTTTGCATGAAAGAGGCGAAGTTTTGGAAGAGTTCAACAAATGTCTTTCAGATAAAAACATAGGTATACTGTTGTTGACAGAAAAAATATTTGATCTTATAAGCGAAGAGGTTATGAATGTCAAGCTGAAAAATAGATTTCCTCTTATAGTAGAAATACCTGATAGACATGGACTTCAAAGAGATCCTGATTTTATAACAAAGTATATAAATGAGTCGATAGGAATCAGCATATAA
- a CDS encoding 4Fe-4S dicluster domain-containing protein, translating into MRTEFTPLIQLRRMVFVEIAKMGYDDSKNLATNLEQAVYNILPGEVAKYRESIFKERAIVGERLRMALGLKMRAQDEYSRLSDGCEEVIIDERIVQDSLIEVMPFACEACPTKTYRVTNNCRKCLAHPCIQVCPVNAISMGKYSTVIDEDKCIRCGKCKESCPYNAIVFFDRPCATACGVNAIESDHLGRAHINQDKCVTCGMCLVNCPFGAIADKTEIFQLIQAIKSGEEVHAMLAPAFVGQFGPIVTPDMIKEGIRRLGFKSVVEVAIGADIESIHEAEEFIKEVPDTLEFLGTSCCPSWYLAATKNFPELKKNISSSATPMVATAKYIKDAHKKSKVAFIGPCIAKKTEASQPHIRTHIDFVITFEELMGMLVAQNIDFASLKDAEKAKDDASTSGRGFASAGGVAQAIINTIHKAEPTFEVKTYNADGLHECMKMLKMAKAGKYKGYLLEGMGCPGGCIGGPGTLAPINKSSRELEKYKNASPYFTVQDNTNVKHDWIKREEE; encoded by the coding sequence ATGAGGACTGAATTTACACCATTAATACAGCTTAGAAGAATGGTTTTTGTTGAAATAGCTAAAATGGGGTATGATGACAGTAAAAACTTAGCAACAAATTTAGAACAAGCTGTTTATAATATTTTGCCCGGAGAAGTCGCAAAATACAGAGAATCCATTTTTAAAGAAAGAGCTATAGTAGGTGAAAGACTTAGAATGGCTCTTGGACTTAAAATGAGAGCACAAGATGAGTATTCGAGACTTTCTGACGGCTGTGAAGAAGTCATAATAGACGAAAGGATAGTTCAAGATTCTCTTATAGAGGTTATGCCTTTTGCATGTGAAGCTTGCCCTACAAAGACGTATAGAGTGACAAATAACTGTAGAAAATGTCTTGCACATCCATGTATACAAGTCTGTCCTGTAAATGCCATATCTATGGGCAAATATTCTACAGTAATAGATGAAGATAAGTGTATACGCTGTGGGAAGTGTAAAGAAAGTTGTCCGTACAATGCGATAGTGTTTTTTGACAGACCTTGTGCTACGGCTTGTGGCGTAAATGCAATAGAATCCGATCATTTGGGCAGAGCACATATTAATCAAGATAAGTGTGTTACTTGTGGTATGTGCTTAGTAAATTGTCCTTTTGGAGCTATAGCGGATAAAACGGAAATATTCCAGCTTATACAAGCGATAAAATCAGGAGAAGAAGTACACGCAATGCTTGCACCTGCGTTTGTAGGTCAGTTTGGTCCTATAGTTACACCGGATATGATAAAAGAAGGTATAAGAAGATTGGGTTTCAAATCGGTAGTCGAAGTTGCGATAGGAGCGGATATAGAATCCATACATGAAGCAGAAGAATTTATAAAAGAAGTTCCGGATACTCTTGAATTTTTAGGAACATCTTGCTGTCCTTCTTGGTATTTGGCAGCCACTAAGAATTTCCCTGAACTTAAGAAAAATATAAGCTCATCAGCTACACCTATGGTAGCAACAGCAAAATATATAAAAGATGCACATAAAAAATCCAAGGTTGCATTTATAGGTCCATGTATAGCCAAAAAAACAGAGGCGTCACAACCTCATATAAGAACGCATATAGATTTCGTTATAACATTTGAAGAGCTTATGGGGATGTTGGTTGCACAAAATATAGATTTTGCAAGCCTGAAAGATGCAGAAAAAGCTAAAGACGATGCATCAACTTCAGGAAGAGGATTTGCAAGTGCAGGTGGAGTTGCACAGGCTATAATAAACACTATTCATAAAGCTGAACCTACTTTTGAAGTAAAGACATATAATGCAGACGGATTGCATGAATGTATGAAGATGTTGAAAATGGCAAAAGCTGGTAAATATAAAGGCTACTTACTTGAAGGTATGGGATGTCCCGGAGGATGTATAGGTGGTCCTGGAACTCTTGCCCCTATAAATAAGAGTAGCAGAGAATTGGAAAAATACAAAAATGCTTCACCATATTTTACAGTACAAGACAATACGAATGTAAAACATGATTGGATAAAGCGAGAAGAAGAATAA
- a CDS encoding transporter substrate-binding domain-containing protein, which translates to MKKNLLKLMCLSLVAMLTFTACGGSKTQENKAEKEENAATSQAIEAIKQKGKLIVGTSADYPPYEFKALIDNKEEIVGFDIEIAKKIAEKLGVELEVKDMDFGVLLPTVKTGQVDMIIAGLNPNPEREKEIGLSNVYYESSQGVLVRKADLEVYTSADALKGKKLGAQMGSIQEEMANSIENAEVKSLPLTTSLLVDLKTEKIDAIIMEAPVAKQYANNDEELAVPDFVFESAEKGAAIGVKKENTDLLQFINETLDELKADGSIDKFVVDAINLSNEQAQ; encoded by the coding sequence ATGAAAAAGAATTTACTTAAACTTATGTGTTTATCATTGGTAGCTATGCTTACATTTACTGCTTGTGGAGGTTCAAAAACTCAAGAAAACAAAGCAGAAAAAGAAGAAAATGCAGCAACATCACAGGCGATAGAGGCTATTAAACAAAAAGGTAAATTAATAGTCGGTACATCAGCTGATTATCCACCTTATGAATTTAAGGCTCTTATTGACAATAAAGAAGAAATAGTAGGATTTGACATAGAAATAGCCAAAAAAATAGCAGAAAAATTAGGTGTTGAACTGGAAGTAAAAGATATGGATTTTGGAGTTCTTTTACCTACAGTTAAAACAGGACAAGTGGATATGATAATAGCAGGTCTTAACCCAAATCCTGAGCGTGAAAAGGAAATAGGCTTGTCAAATGTTTACTATGAATCATCACAAGGTGTGCTTGTAAGAAAAGCTGATTTGGAAGTTTATACATCAGCAGATGCTTTAAAAGGCAAAAAGCTTGGCGCACAAATGGGAAGTATTCAAGAAGAAATGGCAAACTCAATAGAAAATGCAGAAGTAAAATCACTACCGCTTACAACATCATTGCTCGTTGACTTAAAAACTGAAAAAATAGATGCAATAATAATGGAAGCCCCTGTTGCAAAACAATATGCAAACAATGATGAAGAGCTTGCAGTACCTGATTTTGTATTTGAAAGTGCAGAAAAAGGTGCGGCTATAGGAGTAAAAAAAGAAAATACAGATTTGCTTCAATTTATAAATGAAACATTAGATGAATTAAAAGCAGACGGTTCCATAGACAAATTCGTAGTAGACGCAATAAATTTATCAAATGAACAAGCACAATAA
- a CDS encoding amino acid ABC transporter permease translates to MIEMLIKYSGIFLQGTYYTVGLSFVSVLIGTLIGLILALFRLADSKTMNFMVAKILNFIATLYVEVIRGTPLLVQIFLVKLGSYQIFNLDLPDIAIGIIAVSINSGAYVCEVIRSGIQAVDKGQMEAGRSLGMTYKMTMRLVILPQAVKNILPALCNEFVTVIKETSIVSYIGVTDLFYASKSIGSMTYDTLTPLFIIALIYLFITFTLSKLVRLLERRLSQSD, encoded by the coding sequence ATGATTGAAATGCTGATTAAATATAGCGGCATATTTTTACAAGGTACTTATTATACAGTCGGTTTATCTTTCGTATCAGTGCTTATCGGTACATTAATCGGACTTATACTTGCTTTATTCAGATTAGCTGACTCAAAGACCATGAATTTTATGGTTGCTAAGATACTTAATTTTATAGCTACTTTATATGTTGAAGTTATAAGAGGAACACCGCTACTTGTACAGATATTTTTGGTAAAATTAGGTTCATATCAGATATTTAATCTTGATTTACCTGATATAGCTATAGGTATAATTGCAGTATCAATAAATTCAGGAGCGTATGTATGTGAAGTAATTCGTTCAGGTATACAAGCAGTTGACAAAGGACAGATGGAGGCGGGAAGAAGTCTTGGAATGACATATAAAATGACTATGAGACTTGTAATATTGCCACAAGCTGTAAAAAATATACTTCCTGCACTGTGCAACGAGTTTGTAACGGTTATAAAAGAAACTTCAATAGTATCATATATAGGTGTAACAGATTTATTCTATGCGTCAAAATCAATAGGCTCTATGACGTATGACACACTTACACCGTTATTTATAATAGCACTTATATACTTATTTATAACATTTACATTGTCAAAACTTGTCAGATTGCTCGAAAGGAGGTTATCTCAAAGTGATTAG
- a CDS encoding V-type ATP synthase subunit D, whose product MIQNIAPTKSNLLKTKDNLKLSKTGYNLIDKKRTVLIKEMMQQIENAKKIQEDVKQMFEQAYAVLQEANITMGVMAVSDIALSIDKAENFEISYKSVMGLDVPSVKYEHGKLRPHYSMHMTSPAIDEAIRIFQKIKRLTYRLAETENTVYKLSIEIKKNQKRANALDKIQIPNLEDTVKYISESLEEKEREDFYRLKKIKKRKS is encoded by the coding sequence ATGATACAGAACATAGCACCTACAAAATCAAATTTACTGAAAACCAAAGATAATTTGAAATTATCCAAAACAGGATATAATCTTATAGACAAAAAAAGAACTGTTTTGATAAAAGAGATGATGCAACAAATAGAAAATGCCAAGAAGATACAAGAAGATGTAAAACAAATGTTCGAGCAGGCATATGCTGTACTTCAAGAGGCAAACATAACAATGGGAGTTATGGCTGTAAGTGATATAGCATTATCCATAGACAAAGCGGAAAATTTTGAAATATCATATAAATCCGTAATGGGCTTAGACGTACCGAGTGTAAAATATGAGCATGGTAAATTAAGACCTCACTACAGTATGCACATGACAAGTCCTGCCATAGATGAGGCTATAAGAATATTTCAAAAAATAAAAAGGCTGACATATCGTTTGGCAGAAACAGAAAATACAGTATACAAATTGTCTATAGAAATAAAGAAAAACCAAAAAAGAGCAAACGCATTAGACAAAATACAAATACCTAATTTAGAAGATACTGTAAAATATATATCAGAATCGCTCGAAGAAAAAGAAAGAGAAGATTTTTACAGACTTAAAAAAATTAAAAAAAGAAAATCATAA
- a CDS encoding ATPase, whose translation MKTTLLLLTIGIGATILTGVSYMKQKKTTSKAGLKKAIAINLLAMFGLFVTGLIPDVVFATGEADAVASSASGLGYLAAALSTGLAAIGAGIGVGQAGSAAIGAISEDSSILGKTLIILGLAEGIAIYGLVISIMILQRV comes from the coding sequence ATGAAAACAACACTATTATTATTAACAATAGGTATAGGAGCTACAATATTAACAGGAGTTTCTTATATGAAACAAAAAAAGACTACAAGTAAAGCAGGATTAAAAAAAGCCATAGCAATAAATTTATTGGCAATGTTTGGATTATTTGTTACAGGTCTTATACCTGATGTTGTATTTGCAACAGGAGAAGCTGATGCAGTAGCAAGTTCTGCAAGCGGTTTGGGATATTTGGCAGCAGCTTTATCAACAGGTCTTGCAGCAATAGGTGCAGGTATAGGTGTAGGACAAGCAGGCTCAGCAGCAATAGGTGCTATATCAGAAGATTCATCAATACTCGGTAAGACACTTATCATACTTGGACTTGCAGAAGGTATTGCAATATATGGTCTTGTAATATCAATAATGATACTTCAAAGAGTATAA
- a CDS encoding V-type ATP synthase subunit E translates to MITIEDKIESFKKIINEDIKSSYDVEIQKIKQETEDIIRTYKAKKYEDIERIKRDYALKLETKTDRIHSKTQKEGQNIILAANKQIYDDFFKALKEELKSEYLGKEGETYLKRTLEVAKKDVKSDDTIYVFEKSYERDMPIIQDILGGVDIQKSDNIRIGGFEVENKERTYRLNYSVDFLLDNKYKDILTKLKQELDVRA, encoded by the coding sequence ATGATAACAATAGAAGATAAAATAGAGTCATTTAAAAAAATAATAAATGAAGATATAAAATCGTCTTACGATGTAGAAATACAAAAGATAAAACAAGAAACGGAAGATATAATAAGAACATATAAAGCTAAGAAGTATGAAGATATAGAAAGAATAAAAAGAGATTATGCTTTAAAATTAGAAACAAAAACTGACAGAATACATTCAAAAACACAAAAAGAAGGTCAAAATATAATATTAGCTGCTAATAAACAAATATATGATGATTTTTTCAAAGCGCTCAAAGAAGAATTGAAATCAGAGTATTTGGGAAAAGAAGGCGAGACGTATTTGAAAAGAACATTGGAAGTTGCAAAAAAAGATGTTAAATCTGATGATACAATATATGTTTTTGAAAAATCTTATGAGAGAGATATGCCTATAATACAAGATATATTAGGCGGTGTAGATATTCAAAAAAGCGATAATATAAGAATAGGCGGTTTTGAAGTGGAAAACAAAGAAAGAACATATAGACTGAACTATTCTGTAGATTTTTTATTAGATAATAAATACAAAGATATTTTGACAAAATTGAAACAAGAGTTGGATGTAAGAGCATAA
- a CDS encoding V-type ATP synthase subunit B produces MQRQYLKLEKIEGPLIVLKGVDDVSYDEMMDIEIEGKEKRRAKVVRIQGDKVIAQVFEGTTGISTQNAAVTFTGTPLEVSLSKEILGRTFNGVGEPIDGADPIITDKKYNVNGRPMNPVSRQYPRDYLETGISAIDTLTTLIRGQKLPIFSSNGLTHNQLAAQIVRQAKLKNSDEKFAIVFAGMGIKHDDYDFFKSAFEESGASSRVVSYINLADAPIVERISTPRTALTAAEYLAFEEGMHILVVMTDITSYAEALREISSAREEVPSRKGYPGYLYSDLSTLYERAGMIKDKKGSITLIPILTMPNDDITHPIPDLTGFITEGQIVLSRDLFQKNIYPAINILPSLSRLMKDGIGEGYTRDDHDQVQSQLFALYSRVIDVRSLSQIIGEDDLTPIDRIYMQFGREFEQKFLSQRFDESRTIEQSLDIAWDLFKMFPKVELDRLESKYIDKYGRW; encoded by the coding sequence ATGCAAAGACAATACTTAAAACTTGAAAAAATAGAAGGTCCATTGATAGTATTAAAAGGCGTAGACGATGTAAGCTATGATGAGATGATGGATATAGAGATAGAAGGTAAGGAAAAAAGAAGAGCGAAGGTAGTTCGTATACAAGGAGATAAAGTAATCGCACAGGTATTTGAAGGAACAACAGGAATATCCACGCAAAATGCGGCAGTTACATTTACAGGAACACCTTTGGAAGTATCACTCAGTAAAGAAATACTTGGAAGAACATTTAACGGTGTTGGAGAGCCTATAGATGGAGCAGATCCTATAATAACCGACAAAAAATATAATGTAAACGGAAGACCTATGAATCCGGTTTCAAGACAATATCCGAGAGACTATTTAGAGACAGGTATATCTGCGATAGATACACTTACCACTCTTATAAGAGGACAAAAATTGCCTATATTTTCATCAAACGGGCTTACACACAATCAATTGGCGGCACAGATAGTACGACAGGCAAAATTAAAGAATTCAGATGAAAAATTTGCCATAGTGTTTGCAGGTATGGGAATAAAACACGATGATTATGATTTTTTCAAAAGTGCATTTGAAGAATCAGGAGCATCATCAAGGGTTGTATCATATATAAATTTGGCTGATGCACCTATAGTTGAGAGAATATCAACACCGAGAACAGCACTTACAGCAGCGGAATATTTGGCATTTGAAGAAGGAATGCATATATTGGTAGTTATGACAGATATAACAAGCTATGCCGAAGCTCTAAGAGAAATATCATCAGCAAGAGAAGAAGTGCCGAGTAGAAAGGGATATCCAGGATATTTGTATTCAGATTTATCGACTTTGTACGAAAGAGCAGGAATGATAAAAGATAAAAAAGGCTCTATAACACTTATTCCGATATTGACAATGCCAAATGATGATATAACACATCCTATACCGGATCTTACAGGATTTATAACAGAAGGTCAGATAGTTTTATCAAGAGATTTATTCCAAAAAAATATATATCCTGCTATAAATATATTGCCTTCGCTTTCAAGACTTATGAAGGACGGTATAGGAGAAGGATATACAAGAGATGATCATGATCAGGTACAATCACAACTCTTTGCACTTTATTCGAGAGTTATAGATGTACGCTCACTTTCTCAAATCATAGGAGAAGATGATTTGACTCCTATAGACAGGATATATATGCAGTTCGGTAGAGAGTTTGAGCAAAAGTTTTTGTCTCAAAGATTTGACGAATCGAGAACGATAGAGCAATCATTAGATATAGCTTGGGATTTGTTCAAAATGTTCCCTAAGGTAGAATTGGACAGATTGGAGAGTAAATATATAGACAAGTACGGAAGGTGGTAA
- a CDS encoding V-type ATP synthase subunit A translates to MNETPKIIDINGPVVKASGMGVYKVRDMVLVGDMKLIGEIISIDGDIATIQVYEETQGLKVGEKIVSTDIPLSVTLGPGIIGNIFDGIQRPLENIYEITGDFIAEGIGLLSIDKSKTWKVEMLVKTGETVTAGQVFATTQETSFIKHKILIPPNVSGEVIEALPSGEYNLEEEVLTVKDEDNKIHKLKLYHTWPVRIPRPVKYRMPISKPLVTGQRVLDVFFPIAKGGTSALPGGFGTGKTMTQHQLAKWSDADIIVYIGCGERGNEMTEVLEQFPELIDPRTGKPLMERTILIANTSNMPVAAREASIYTGITIAEYYRDMGYHVAIMADSTSRWAEALREISGRLEEMPAEEGYPAYLPSRIAQFYERAGYVETLGKEEGSITVIGAVSPPGGDFSEPVTENTKRFVSAFIGLDKNLAYIRHYPAVNYLTSYSGYTSLIKEYYDENVSPELMKLRAKMMELLSEDDKLNQIVQLVGEDVLPNDQRLLLEVAKVLKKGFLQQNAMHETDSYVPLKKQYEMLKVIDTLYDNANMAVKKQIALVKIKNDNIFEEVIKMKYDIPNENYEEKFDTLNKKIKNYYADLIAKNQEE, encoded by the coding sequence ATGAATGAAACACCTAAAATAATTGATATAAACGGTCCGGTTGTTAAAGCAAGTGGTATGGGTGTATATAAAGTAAGAGATATGGTGCTTGTAGGTGATATGAAGCTCATAGGCGAGATAATATCTATAGATGGAGATATTGCTACAATACAAGTATATGAAGAAACTCAAGGCCTAAAAGTAGGAGAAAAGATAGTAAGTACGGATATACCACTGTCAGTAACATTAGGACCGGGAATAATAGGAAATATATTTGACGGAATACAAAGACCTCTTGAAAACATATATGAAATAACAGGGGATTTTATAGCAGAAGGCATAGGACTATTATCTATAGACAAGTCAAAGACGTGGAAAGTGGAAATGCTTGTGAAAACAGGTGAAACAGTTACAGCAGGACAAGTGTTTGCCACAACACAGGAAACAAGTTTTATAAAGCACAAGATATTAATACCGCCCAATGTGAGTGGAGAAGTAATAGAAGCACTTCCTTCAGGAGAATATAATTTGGAAGAAGAAGTGTTAACTGTAAAGGATGAAGATAATAAGATACACAAACTGAAATTATATCATACTTGGCCGGTTAGAATACCACGCCCTGTAAAATATAGAATGCCTATATCAAAACCGCTTGTTACAGGACAAAGGGTACTTGATGTATTTTTTCCTATTGCAAAAGGTGGTACATCAGCTCTTCCTGGAGGTTTTGGAACAGGTAAGACTATGACACAACATCAGTTGGCTAAATGGTCAGATGCAGATATAATCGTGTATATAGGTTGTGGAGAGCGTGGAAATGAAATGACGGAAGTGCTTGAACAATTTCCTGAATTGATAGATCCGAGAACAGGCAAACCTCTTATGGAAAGGACAATATTGATTGCAAATACATCAAATATGCCGGTTGCTGCTCGTGAGGCATCTATATACACAGGAATAACAATAGCCGAATATTACAGAGATATGGGTTATCACGTTGCTATAATGGCAGATTCAACATCAAGATGGGCAGAGGCGCTTAGAGAAATATCAGGAAGATTGGAAGAAATGCCGGCAGAAGAAGGTTATCCTGCATATTTGCCGTCAAGAATAGCACAATTTTATGAAAGAGCAGGTTATGTGGAAACTCTTGGAAAAGAAGAAGGCTCTATAACTGTAATAGGAGCAGTATCTCCGCCTGGAGGAGATTTCTCTGAGCCGGTAACGGAAAATACAAAGAGATTCGTGTCAGCTTTCATAGGCTTGGATAAAAATCTTGCATATATAAGACACTATCCGGCTGTAAATTATTTGACAAGTTATAGCGGATATACATCACTTATAAAAGAGTATTATGATGAGAATGTATCACCTGAGCTTATGAAATTGAGGGCAAAAATGATGGAACTTTTGTCAGAGGATGACAAATTAAATCAGATAGTTCAGCTTGTTGGAGAAGATGTCCTTCCAAATGACCAAAGATTGCTTCTTGAAGTAGCCAAGGTATTGAAAAAGGGATTTTTACAACAAAATGCAATGCACGAAACAGATTCATATGTTCCTCTTAAAAAACAGTATGAGATGCTGAAAGTTATAGACACTCTTTATGATAATGCAAATATGGCGGTAAAAAAACAAATAGCTCTTGTAAAAATAAAAAATGACAATATTTTTGAAGAAGTAATAAAGATGAAATATGATATACCTAATGAAAATTATGAAGAAAAATTTGACACATTAAATAAAAAAATCAAGAACTATTATGCCGATTTGATAGCAAAAAATCAGGAAGAGTAG
- a CDS encoding amino acid ABC transporter ATP-binding protein, whose protein sequence is MIRVEKLKKSYGKKEVLKEVSTVINDGEVVVVIGPSGSGKSTFLRCLNRLEEINEGKIFYNDIEITDKDVDIDKLRQKIGMVFQHFNLFPHKTIIENITLAPINTGIMNKEEAQKTALELLGKMGLSEKADVYPASLSGGQKQRVAIARALAMKPEVMLFDEATSALDPEMVGEVLSVMKDLAKEGMTMVVVTHEMGFAKEVSDRVLFMEEGIIYEEGSPEDIFSNPKEMRTKEFLSKVL, encoded by the coding sequence GTGATTAGAGTTGAAAAACTTAAAAAAAGTTACGGAAAAAAAGAAGTTTTAAAAGAAGTCAGTACAGTAATAAATGATGGAGAAGTTGTGGTTGTAATAGGACCGTCAGGTTCAGGAAAATCAACTTTTTTGAGATGCCTTAACAGACTTGAAGAAATAAATGAAGGTAAAATTTTTTATAATGATATAGAGATAACTGATAAAGATGTAGATATAGATAAATTGAGACAAAAAATAGGGATGGTTTTTCAACATTTCAATCTTTTTCCTCATAAAACAATAATTGAAAATATAACACTTGCGCCTATAAATACAGGTATTATGAATAAAGAAGAAGCTCAAAAAACAGCTTTGGAACTACTTGGAAAAATGGGATTGAGTGAAAAGGCGGATGTATATCCGGCATCCTTATCAGGAGGACAAAAACAAAGGGTTGCAATAGCAAGAGCACTTGCAATGAAACCTGAAGTAATGTTATTTGACGAAGCTACATCAGCATTGGATCCGGAAATGGTTGGAGAGGTGCTAAGCGTTATGAAAGATCTTGCCAAAGAAGGAATGACAATGGTGGTTGTTACGCACGAAATGGGCTTTGCAAAAGAAGTATCTGATAGAGTTTTGTTTATGGAAGAAGGTATAATATACGAAGAAGGAAGTCCTGAAGATATATTTTCAAATCCAAAAGAGATGAGAACAAAAGAATTTTTGTCAAAGGTACTGTAA
- a CDS encoding (2Fe-2S) ferredoxin domain-containing protein, with amino-acid sequence MKNLNIDICCGARCTMMGAVDLLEKAESFKSVFPDDNIIVQVVPCTQECKGTKTSAAPIVTINNEKMLNATPQKVMEKMMEVLR; translated from the coding sequence ATGAAAAACCTTAATATCGACATATGTTGTGGGGCAAGATGCACTATGATGGGTGCTGTAGATTTATTGGAAAAAGCTGAGAGTTTTAAATCGGTGTTCCCGGATGATAATATCATTGTACAAGTAGTACCATGTACCCAAGAATGTAAAGGGACTAAGACGTCTGCTGCACCGATAGTTACTATAAATAATGAAAAAATGTTAAATGCAACACCGCAAAAAGTTATGGAAAAGATGATGGAGGTTTTGAGATAA
- the cbiB gene encoding adenosylcobinamide-phosphate synthase CbiB, with the protein MYFKYSVFIAYTLDLIFADPYNMPHPVKFIGRLISYLENIFFKSRINKFISGIFTAVITIGISYIATYYLINLSYGVNFYLGAVFECVLAYTVLASKCLEKEAMKIYEEIKKNDLTSSRIKLSYIVGRDTKELSFSDIIRATIETVAENTVDAVITPIFFMIIGGVPLAIAFKAVSTLDSMIGYRNEKYEQFGKFSARLDDICNFIPSRISVIIFTLSAYINSLDWKNCIKIGLRDRKNHLSPNCAYPEGLIAGALGIQLGGAHHYKGKLVEKATIGDNIREPNKEDILKSVKVLRVNTFICVCIAFTLIYLNLP; encoded by the coding sequence ATGTATTTTAAATATAGCGTTTTTATAGCCTATACACTTGATTTAATATTTGCAGATCCATATAATATGCCTCATCCTGTAAAATTTATCGGGAGGCTTATAAGTTATCTGGAAAATATATTTTTTAAAAGTCGTATAAATAAATTTATATCCGGAATATTTACAGCAGTTATTACAATAGGAATATCTTATATAGCGACATATTATTTAATAAATCTTTCATATGGTGTAAATTTTTATCTTGGTGCTGTTTTTGAATGTGTTCTTGCTTATACTGTGCTTGCAAGCAAATGTTTGGAAAAAGAAGCTATGAAAATATATGAAGAAATTAAAAAAAATGATTTAACATCAAGTAGAATAAAACTATCTTATATAGTGGGAAGAGATACAAAAGAATTATCATTTTCAGATATAATAAGAGCTACGATAGAGACAGTTGCCGAAAATACTGTAGATGCCGTTATAACTCCTATATTTTTTATGATAATAGGTGGAGTGCCACTTGCAATAGCATTTAAAGCTGTAAGCACCTTGGATTCAATGATAGGGTATAGAAATGAAAAATATGAGCAATTCGGTAAGTTTTCTGCAAGGTTGGATGATATATGTAATTTTATTCCGTCAAGAATATCTGTTATAATATTCACATTAAGTGCATATATAAATTCGCTTGATTGGAAAAATTGTATAAAAATAGGATTAAGAGACAGAAAAAACCATTTAAGTCCAAATTGTGCATATCCTGAAGGTTTAATAGCAGGGGCACTCGGAATACAACTTGGAGGAGCACATCATTACAAAGGAAAACTTGTAGAAAAAGCTACAATTGGAGATAATATAAGAGAGCCGAACAAAGAGGATATATTAAAATCTGTAAAAGTGTTGAGAGTTAATACTTTTATATGTGTTTGTATCGCATTTACATTAATTTATCTAAATCTGCCATAA